One genomic region from Populus nigra chromosome 8, ddPopNigr1.1, whole genome shotgun sequence encodes:
- the LOC133701502 gene encoding uncharacterized protein LOC133701502, whose translation MADNENPEQDTRALRDFALPQVTGICYVIRKPKIEANNFEIKPAILQMIQTSIQFYGLPSDCYVIRKPKIEANNFEIKPAILQMIQTSIQFYGLPSDDPNAHIASFLEICDTFKHNGVTDDAIHLVISWEDLAQKFLAKLFPPAKTTKMRIEIANFAQLESEPLYEAWERYKDLLRRCPHHGLPKWMQVQNFYNGLNASTRTLIDAASGGAFMSKAQDDAYNLLEEMAMNNYQWPNERSIQKKTIGVHEIDAITTLTAQVHSLTQQLKTTQLRQNNPYSATYNPGWRNHPNFSWNNQIVMKNPTMPSSSEHMKEKSKLEEAMTQLANNTSRFMTETNTNLQNQAASIRNLEVQVGQLANMLTGRQQGNLPSTTEINPKEQCKAITLRSGKEVEQIAGNKSAGREKEEQVAKPLQNMKKSDPLPEPMQEIMQRIPFPQY comes from the exons ATGGCAGACAATGAAAATCCTGAGCAAGACACACGGGCATTGAGAGATTTTGCTCTCCCACAGGTAACAGGAATCTGTTATGTTATCAGGAAACCAAAGATTGAGGCCAATAATTTTGAGATCAAACCAGCAATACTGCAGATGATTCAGACCTCAATTCAGTTTTATGGGTTGCCAAGTGATTGTTATGTTATCAGGAAACCAAAGATTGAGGCCAATAATTTTGAGATCAAACCAGCAATACTGCAGATGATTCAGACCTCAATTCAGTTTTATGGGTTGCCAAGTGATGATCCTAACGCCCATATTGCAAGTTTCTTGGAAATTTGCGACACATTTAAGCATAATGGCGTTACTGATGATGCCATTC ATTTAGTTATTAGCTGGGAAGATTTAGCTCAGAAATTCCTTGCTAAACTTTTTCCACCAGCCAAGACAACAAAAATGCGCATTGAGATAGCTAACTTCGCCCAACTTGAGAGTGAACCATTGTATGAGGCATGGGAGAGATATAAGGATTTGCTTAGGCGATGCCCCCACCATGGACTACCGAAGTGGATGCAGGTGCAGAATTTTTACAATGGATTGAATGCCTCCACAAGAACACTAATTGATGCAGCTTCAGGAGGAGCTTTTATGAGTAAGGCACAGGATGATGCTTACAACTTATTGGAAGAAATGGCTATGAACAATTACCAATGGCCAAATGAAAGAAGCATACAGAAAAAGACTATTGGGGTGCACGAAATTGATGCAATCACGACATTAACAGCTCAAGTCCATTCACTAACTCAGCAACTGAAAACCACTCAACT CCGGCAGAACAACCCCTATAGTGCAACATATAATCccggttggagaaatcatcctaATTTCTCGTGGAACAATCAAATTGTCATGAAGAATCCAACCATGCCATCTTCAAGTGAGCACATGAAAGAgaaatcaaaacttgaagaaGCTATGACACAATTAGCAAACAACACCAGCAGATTCATGACTGAAACAAATACCAATCTGCAGAACCAAGCAGCTTCAATTCGAAATTTGGAGGTTCAAGTTGGTCAGTTAGCCAACATGCTCACGGGTAGACAACAAGGAAATCTACCAAGCACAACCGAAATTAATCCTAAGGAGCAATGCAAGGCCATAACTTTAAGAAGTGGAAAAGAAGTGGAGCAGATCGCTGGAAACAAGAGTGCAGGAAGAGAAAAGGAGGAGCAAGTGGCCAAACCACTTCAGAATATGAAAAAATCTGATCCTCTGCCAGAACCAATGCAAGAAATAATGCAGAGAATTCCATTTCCACAAT ATTAA